In the genome of Torulaspora globosa chromosome 2, complete sequence, the window CGTGCCCCCCAGTGACTCGTACTTGGCGGGGTCCTTGAGGAAATCAACAATTTCCTCAAGCTCAGCGCGTGCCTCGTCACAACCGCGcacatcatcaaacttAACATTGGTCTTAGCGACGTCAACCGACTTGTCGGCGACTTCCGAAGACTTCAACAAAGTAGTGTTTTCGCTAACGTATTTGAATGCCTCCGAGACCCCGTACGTCAGCAGCCCGAAGATCACCAACCATTTAATCCAGCGAGAGACGATTGCAAACGTCGATTCTGTTACAACGACGTGCAACGGCTCCTTTCTCGACCCGTAAGAGGGCGAGTACAGAGAGGGGAAAGTGCCATGATAAGCAGATGAACTAACCGAAGAAGACGCCAACGAAGGGTTCACTGCACCGGCAGAACTGGCTGTTAAGAGCGTCTGTCTCACAGCATCTGCTTCGGAATGTCTTCCTATCCTCTGCAACGCCTCCATATACAATTCCGAACACTCCGGAGACGACGCAATCCCCGGAGTTTCAAATCTAGAGACCACATACTGAGGATAGTTAGaccgcagcagcagcctATAGAAAGCTGCCTGTGCTTCTGGGTTGGTAAGATCCTTGTTGGCCTCCTGCTCCTTTGTTGCTAGGATAGCATGTGACACACTCTGAGCTGCGGTTGCGGAGCTGGCAGCTGAACCCAAAGGCACCGAACCTGCCTTGACGGCACCTCTCGTCACATCCGATGCATCTTTATCGCCTCCGGATCCGTTTTCTCCCTTTTCGTCAATGTTTTTGACATAAAACCGACGACTATTCACTATGCTACCCTGTAAATTCAAAATCCTTTCTTGACGACGACTCACTCTAGACAACAGAGCGACTCCAATTACCGGCGACCGACGTCCCAGCATGCTAACCACCCCATTTCTCGCAACAGAAGAAGTCAGCAGGTTAATCAGACTCATTTTTGGTCTCTCAAAGGCTAGATAAAGCGACCAATATGTCAATACTCTCACAGAACAAGCGATCTAGTCGGAGCAAGTCAGATCTGACCACATGTTGAAGACGTCGATAAGTTAACTTCATCGGTTTAATCTAGGTTTGCTGGCAGGTGGCAAGAATCCCGACGAACCTCGGAAGTCATAATACGTCACCTTGTACGTAATGACTATCCACATACAAAGTGCGACATTCCAAGAGAAGCCTGGTCTTTGAGAAGGCATTGTAATGCCCAGGAGGGCTCAGAAAGCGATTGAAGTATTAGCCTGAGGCACCTGGTTCCTGGAGCCATTTTGAGcgaaggagaaaaaaaaattgctTAAAACTGCTCTTTTTGCCTTCGTATACCGTAGGACAATTTCCAGATTGGAGAATTCAGCTCCAGAACAGCGAAATGGATCTCGGGTGGCATTGCTGGCTATCGGGTTTTTCTGTCGCCACAGTAATTACTGTCGTCGTCTGACGCaaccaatttttcatctACATTATGGCGAAAATCACCAACTTGACTGCACTATCTACTGGTCGACTAACAGCCAAGAAGGCATTGAAAGGTCTGGTAGCTATGTCTGAGTCAGTAGCGGTCGTAGGAGCAGGTCTGGTGGGATGTCTAGCGGCAATTGCCCTTGCCAAGAGGGGTTACAAGGTGACTGTATTCGATTACAGGAAGGACCCTCGAGAAAAAAGTACGACAGATCGGAATTTGAGATCGATCAATTTAGCCATCTCATCCAGGGGAATTACTTCGCTTGAATTTGTCGATGTGGAGATGGCCGAGAGGGTGCTTAAGGATATCATTCCCATGAAAGGCCGTATGATCCATCATTTGAATGGCAGAGAAGAATCGCAGATATATGGATTGTTTGGCGAAACTATCAATTCGATTGATCGCGCCGTTTTGAACAACTACCTTCTTGACGAACTGGACAGGTTTGACAGCGACAAGGTTCAGCTCAAATTCAGCCATAAGCTGAAAAAGATAAAATTCAGAGACCCGAAAGAGTTGCAGAGTTGCGTTTTCTCTACAGACGACGGCGTCGAGCAGGTCTATGGGGTTAATTTTATTGTCGGTTGCGATGGCTGCTATTCCACAACCAGAGATCAAATGCAGCGGGAAGTTAGAATGCGTTATAGCCAGGAATACATCGATTGCTGTTACATCGAGCTTTATATTCCGCCCTCCAAGACGTATGTGGAAGAGTTCAGGGGCAATTTCTCGCTGACGCCGGACCACTTGCACATCTGGCCGCGCCACAAGTTCATGCTTATTGCATTGGCCAACAAGGATGGCTCCTTCACCTCTACTTTCTTCGGGCCTTGGAAGCTTGTCGAGTCTCTGTTGGAGTCGAGATCGAGAGTGGAAGAGTTTCTGCAGGAGAATTTCCCGGATGCGATGGCGCTAATGGGCCTCGAGAACGCCGTCCAATGCTTCATGACCTACCCTAAGGGCGCGCTCATGTGCGTCGAGTGCGAGCCATATCATGTCCCTGGAGGCAGGTGCATCATCCTTGGAGATGCTGCCCACTCGATGGTTCCATTTTACGGCCAAGGCATGAATTGCGGATTCGAAGACGTCAAAGTGTTGATGAAACTTTTGGATGCCAATCATGGAGATCGCGCCAAAGCCTTCCAGGCATACACCGAAACGAGACACCGAGATCTGACCGCGATAATCAAGCTGGCTGTCAGGAACTACAGGGAAATGTCTCATGATGTAACATCAATGGCTTTCCTGCtaaagaagaagatagaCAGTTGGTTAGGCAAGCTCTTGAAGGACACATGGCTACCACTTTACACCATGGTCTCGTTCAGAGCCGATATACCCTATAGCAAAGCAGTCGCCATCTCGAATAGACAAAACAAGATATTGAATGTCATTCAAGCTCTAGTTGTTGCTTCCGTCAGCGTTTTGGGATATAAAGCATTGAGATTGTGTTACCCAATAATCAGAAGGCTTAAGCGTTCTTGAAACCCTAAACTGACGCCTATTTAGCGGGCCCGTATACGGACTACTTCCAGGTAGATTTGATAGACAGTTCCCGGCATATCGCAGAGCCTAGAGATCTGTGATCATGTTTAAATGACCAGCAGCTACCTTTATAGATCGATCGTTGATAGTTATCTATTTTCTTTATTGTGAAGAAGCCGTGTGCTAACTTATAGATCGAATTGAAGCATCGCAGTAGCTAATTTGTGAAGGGCTATGTCTAGGGTAACGCTGTTCAATTAGCCAATTCTGAGACGTGCCAATGTCTGCGCGAATGCCATATGACAACTATGATAATGACGACCAAGGTCTCTTTACCAATCGATCCATGATGATGGCTAACTTCGAGGAAT includes:
- the BNA4 gene encoding kynurenine 3-monooxygenase (ancestral locus Anc_7.429); this translates as MAKITNLTALSTGRLTAKKALKGLVAMSESVAVVGAGLVGCLAAIALAKRGYKVTVFDYRKDPREKSTTDRNLRSINLAISSRGITSLEFVDVEMAERVLKDIIPMKGRMIHHLNGREESQIYGLFGETINSIDRAVLNNYLLDELDRFDSDKVQLKFSHKLKKIKFRDPKELQSCVFSTDDGVEQVYGVNFIVGCDGCYSTTRDQMQREVRMRYSQEYIDCCYIELYIPPSKTYVEEFRGNFSLTPDHLHIWPRHKFMLIALANKDGSFTSTFFGPWKLVESLLESRSRVEEFLQENFPDAMALMGLENAVQCFMTYPKGALMCVECEPYHVPGGRCIILGDAAHSMVPFYGQGMNCGFEDVKVLMKLLDANHGDRAKAFQAYTETRHRDLTAIIKLAVRNYREMSHDVTSMAFLLKKKIDSWLGKLLKDTWLPLYTMVSFRADIPYSKAVAISNRQNKILNVIQALVVASVSVLGYKALRLCYPIIRRLKRS